In a single window of the Coprothermobacter proteolyticus DSM 5265 genome:
- a CDS encoding 3-oxoacyl-ACP synthase III family protein, whose translation MEQRYAKILATGMYLPEKVISNEELSERYGFDVSTYLSGITLRHIAAENECASDMGVKAAEAALEKANMKPEDIDLLIMTTDTPDYVTPPTAPAIAYKLGASNAGAFDINGACADATIGLSIASQHIMLDKTINNVLVVAPYAMSKWLDWDNKVLAPMLGDGASAAIVTVSNEPGYITSTIVADGQYWDGYGVYVGTKYPVTKEMVEKKEHLLRFHPNFHKYPPDVNYGHWPDVIRKSLKKAGYTEKDLDMVILTQVRLADIEQTMENLGLPLEKTHWIMHKYGYTGSACAFMALEDALNEGKIKKGDLVAFCTSGVGYVMSSALFRWV comes from the coding sequence ATGGAACAGCGGTACGCAAAAATACTGGCCACGGGCATGTATTTGCCTGAGAAAGTTATTTCTAATGAAGAACTCAGCGAACGCTATGGATTCGACGTAAGCACATATTTATCTGGAATCACCCTAAGGCATATTGCTGCCGAGAATGAATGCGCCTCAGATATGGGAGTAAAAGCAGCAGAAGCAGCTTTGGAAAAAGCCAACATGAAACCTGAAGATATTGACTTGCTTATAATGACAACTGACACTCCCGACTACGTTACACCGCCCACTGCACCTGCCATTGCTTACAAACTAGGCGCTTCAAATGCCGGAGCGTTCGACATAAACGGGGCATGCGCCGACGCCACCATTGGGCTCAGCATTGCGTCTCAGCATATTATGTTGGACAAAACCATAAACAATGTACTTGTGGTCGCCCCATATGCCATGTCTAAGTGGCTTGACTGGGACAACAAGGTGCTGGCCCCCATGCTTGGCGATGGCGCTTCAGCGGCCATAGTAACAGTGAGCAATGAGCCAGGTTACATCACTTCAACCATTGTGGCTGACGGACAGTACTGGGATGGATACGGTGTATATGTGGGGACAAAGTACCCAGTAACGAAGGAGATGGTGGAAAAGAAAGAACACTTACTCAGGTTCCACCCAAACTTTCACAAGTATCCACCTGATGTAAACTACGGCCACTGGCCTGACGTGATTAGGAAGAGTCTCAAAAAAGCTGGGTACACTGAGAAAGACCTAGATATGGTAATTCTTACCCAGGTTCGCCTAGCCGATATTGAACAGACCATGGAAAACCTAGGCTTACCACTTGAAAAAACACACTGGATTATGCATAAGTACGGGTATACAGGTTCTGCTTGTGCCTTCATGGCACTTGAAGACGCGCTAAATGAAGGAAAGATAAAGAAAGGTGACCTGGTAGCGTTCTGCACTTCAGGAGTGGGCTACGTAATGAGCTCTGCCTTGTTCAGGTGGGTATGA
- the fabG gene encoding 3-oxoacyl-[acyl-carrier-protein] reductase — MERVRDKVVIITGASGGIGRETALAVAREGGHVALFDIDETNLKPLEEEIKNLGVQCKSYKVDVSNFEQVSNAVEQVINDFGKVDALTNIAGITRDNFLTKMPIEDWDRVIAVNLTGTFYCTKAVAPHMMERGSGCIVNISSVVGVYGNIGQTNYAASKAGVIGLTKTWAKEFAKKGMRVNAVAPGFIKTPMTDKVPEKVLDQMIGKTPMGRMGEPKEVANAILFLISDEASFITGHILHVDGGLVL; from the coding sequence ATGGAACGTGTAAGAGACAAAGTCGTTATCATAACTGGAGCCAGTGGTGGTATCGGCAGAGAAACAGCACTAGCTGTGGCTCGCGAAGGAGGCCATGTAGCTCTATTTGACATTGACGAAACAAACTTAAAGCCACTTGAAGAAGAGATAAAGAACCTTGGCGTACAATGCAAATCCTACAAAGTAGATGTATCGAACTTTGAACAGGTCTCGAATGCAGTCGAACAAGTCATAAACGATTTCGGCAAAGTAGACGCCTTAACAAACATAGCTGGAATAACCAGGGATAACTTCTTAACCAAGATGCCTATCGAGGATTGGGACAGAGTCATAGCCGTAAATTTAACAGGTACTTTCTACTGTACCAAAGCAGTTGCCCCTCACATGATGGAACGAGGTTCCGGCTGCATAGTAAACATTTCTTCTGTAGTAGGAGTTTACGGCAACATTGGACAGACCAATTACGCAGCCAGTAAAGCAGGTGTAATTGGACTCACCAAAACTTGGGCTAAAGAGTTCGCAAAAAAGGGTATGAGAGTGAATGCTGTTGCACCAGGCTTTATAAAGACCCCCATGACTGACAAAGTACCTGAAAAAGTTCTCGACCAGATGATAGGTAAAACACCCATGGGGCGCATGGGCGAACCAAAGGAAGTCGCTAACGCGATTCTGTTCCTCATTTCTGACGAAGCTTC